The sequence TGAACATCGACTGGCTGAGTTATGGAATTTACGACCGACGTATGGATGTTGTTACGGTTGAGTTATATTTAATCAGCCATAATTGGATGGATTAACAGTAAACTCAGCTTATTTATGGCTAACTTATTAgcaaaagattaattactagaatagCATTCGTTTGACGGCTGATTTATTTGACGATACGGCTGACTTATGATTTTGCTACCTAATTACGACTGATTTATTAGGAAAAAGTTAATTATTGAACTAGTATCCACGTTTTGGCTGACTTACATTGTACATAAGGGCAAATTTATTTAGGTTGAGTTATATATTCGTTTGGCGGCTGACTAACCGATTTTCCATGTCATCCGCCGACTACAAGAAAAACTGTGTTTAGCTACAAATTAGctacaattatttttttgtggCTTTATTTTTGACACAATTATCTACATAACGGCCACAATTTTACAAAACCTATAATTTGTGGATAGCATATGGATTTTCGTAGCTAAATAGCTACAAATTTTATCTTGTGGCTATTCGAGGAAAAATAGTCACAATAAACCACAAAATAGATTGTAGAAATATGAATCCACTATTAGCCACGAAAACAGTTGTAGAAATACATAGCCACAACATAATTTGTGGCTATTAGAAGAAAAATTAATCCCTAAACttatcctaaaccctaaatttttaaTCTCCGATCATAAAATCTAAATCTTAAATCACAaacttttcaaataaaataaataactcaTAATGTGTCATATAAAATCAAACacttatattaaactcttctcaAACTTTAAGCTCTAAACAAATCAtctcaaactttaaaatatattctaaaccctaaactttaatcTTTAATGATAAACCTTAAAATCATAGTCataaaataaacaacaaaatttactttttgtttttgttgaatAGGTTATTGAAACACACATAATAATTAAATCACATGTGTTTGTacaatatattaaactattatatataatatagctaaaaactaaaatctaactgttataaaaaattataaatttataaaaatgtttaaatcataactCCAAACTCTAAATTTAACCCACACCATATCATGAATCGCAAATCCTAAATCATAGTCTAAACCTAAACCTAATGTTATActactttaaataaaaatatacaaatagtATAATTTCTAACTAGACCATAAATCCAACAACTAAACTTAAAAACTTGTAGTTActgaaattaaattataaataataaattttgataaaaaagaagattataaaatataaacaataaactaaaatatagtgtttaatattggTCCATATATGTTTGAGATCTGAAacgtaaagaaaaaaaacactatgATAAGAAGACACAATAAATGAAAAGGGGTGGAAAACATATTGGGCCATCCAATTAATAAGAAAGTAAGAAATTGAGTTTAATCTTCTAATTTTTCATTGGCTAAATGAGTAAGACTTGGATtgcaataaaaaatattgagtatAATCTCTTCTAATTTCTCATTGGCTAAAAGAGAAAGACATGAATTGCATTCTTATACCATTGATCTATATTAATGCAATGGTCCATATGTTTTCCCTCCCTTCCATTTATTTTCTCTTCTCATATGTGTTTCTTCTTTTACGTCTCAGATCTCAATCATTTTTCTCACATTCTTACTCTTATGTATCATCTCTATTCTCTTCTTCCAATATCCACTTTCAGATTTTAATCACACTCCAATCCATCTAGCCTCTCACTTCGAACCTACACCTAGGGATCTGTAAACAACACAGCAAGAATATCTGCTCGAATCCATCTCCTACGCGGCTCTGCGGCTTCGAAATCACCATCTTGGTTTACTCAAGGGCTACGGTTTCATCAGAATCACTGTCTTCTTTGTTCGTCAACTCTGCACCTTCCGTTTTGTTGGAAGTCAGTCTCCTCAGCGGCTCCACCAGCATCTCCAGATCTCCTTCTCTGCTCAAGCTCCAGAAAATGCCGCTTCAGCTTCATTCCAACTCGTGTCTTCTCTGCCTCCGGCAGAGTCGTACGTGTCTGCTCAAGCTGTAGAAACGTCGCTCTCAGCTTCTTGCTTGTGATGGCCAAAGAACCAGGAGCAAGACGACCCTTAACGGCGCAATAGAGCAAACCTGTTTAGAAGTAGGGTTTTTTCATTAGATTTTtggttattattttgatttagttGCCAAGGTTTAGGTTTTGTAAACCAGATTTATAAACTAGTTTAATTTGTAATCCAAATTTTAGTTTGGTAATCAAATTTAATCTGAAATGAAATTcaattataaatcaatatttgACTCTTTGTAAACcaaattagtttataaaacaaaatttttattgctAAAACAGTTTTTTcctgtaaaataattatatatatatacatatatatatatatatatatatttaggtgttattggtttatatattttgattgatttagaaatccaagtaaaataggcaaatccggaggtttttccttggatttgagtctttgtatttttaactaaaaaatccaaacaaattcattcaaatctattataaaatcaaatatattagtccgtacgattgaataacacttgatttaatatagaatttataaatcattaaaccaataacacctgattttaatacatatttgaaaatcacagaaccaataacactagatttagttcagattttcaaatccattaaaatacaacaaccaataatcCCTACtaaatttgtgatttttattttttttgaaataaaaatgaattagcCACAATTTATAATGTGACTTTTTGTGGCTAAAATAAGGGAAAATTGGATAAAGAGGACACTTTGAACTTGGATTTGTCACATTAGGATTTCTAGAagatattttaggaaaataggATTTTAGATCTTGTAAAATACCAAAGTACCCTTAATTTACCAATTAtgttgaatttaaattataaattataataattttcgtaataaattttaatgttaaaatttaaatccataaaaatttaaaaaataaaaaaaaacactaaatggGAAAAAAGGAGACGCGGGATGCCGCAAACCTAATTCCCCTTTCTCTTTGTCTTCTCCGAGCTGGTGACGTCGCTCTCCCACGGCGATTTAGGGTTCAATGGTGAGAAGCTCTGTTCTTCGTCGGTGTTTCATCAGCCCGTGGTCTCTACTCTCGTCTCCGTCACCATCCTTTTCGATCTCACTGAAGACACAACGGCTGCGAATCGTTCTTCCTCTTCGTCGGGTCAAATCGATTTTCGAAGTGTTCTTCCATCAATTTCGCCTCTCAATCTCACAATTCTTCACAGAAGGTATTGGATTACATCTATAGATTCTCATATTAAACGAAATCGAAGTGTTCttccattaaagcttgattttttttaaaaatgatttggcGAGTTTCTTAAACTAATTTTGTTTCACGGATTGGTTAAACAGCTTATACATTATTATTTGTGTGATGATATTGAAACCTTTACATGTTGAACTAAAAAATTTGTCACGGTTTGTAGCTATGTCTGAGGAGCTACCGAAGAGGCTTTTTAAGGAGGGCGAGGAGCCCCGAGTTACTCAGATCAACAACAACTGCAGGATCGACTACATAATCCGAAAGTTCCAAGCGTGGCTGCCAAAGGAGTTGGATGTCGTGAAGAAAGACCCGGTTTTTCATCAGATTTTTAAGCTCCATGAGAATGGTCTTGGATACTCTGCGAGGGTGATACACAGCTTCTTGTGTAGGGAGCTGGTGACTTTCTTACAGCACGAGCTATGGTTTGTCTTCGCGAGGAGACCGCTTCGATTCTCATTGCAAGAGTTCCACGCCGTAACTGGGTTTGAATGCGATACTCACATTTCGCTTGAGGAGTTTGAAGAGTGGAAATATGATGGTGGTTTCTGGAGCAAGGTTTTGAGGAGAAAAGATGGAACAATTACACTCTTCAACCTGTGGACTAAGGACAAGGAAGCTGTAAAAAAATGGAGGAATGCAGATCGCATACGTCTTATCTACTTGGCGATCATTCTTTGTGTGGTATTGGCGAGAGATGAGAAGGCTAATATCCCCCTGAAGTACATCGCGGTGGTCATGGATCTTGACAGAGTTCGAAGGTATCCTTGGGGAGTTGCTGCTTATGACCTTCTCTGCAAATCCATAGCCAAAAATCGTTCCCAACTGAAGGAAAAGACCACTAGCTATGTCTTGGATGGCTTCTCATACGCCTTGcagatttgggcaatggaagcGGTGCCAAAAATCGGGAAGCTTTGTGGAAAAAAGCtggataagggtttcaaggACGGTCCTAGATGCATAAACTGGATGGGAGCTGCGAAGGTGTCATATGAGGAGATCATTCGCTTGGAGGAGATTATTACACCCAAggtaattttatctatttatgacGACTCTTTCCGGTTTGAAATGAGTAGTTAGTATCTAACTGTATTTCCCTTTCTTGTGTAGGATGACATCTACCCATACATCTCATGGACAGGAAATTATGATGTTGTCAAAGCTCAGGCGTTTCGCAGAGATGATGATGTGGAGGATGACAGAATCAAGGTTCTGATGGAGATGATAAAGAAGGGGCATGATTTTAGTGAGCATGTTTGGGAaactgaagaaaatgaagtgatTTCTTTATCTCTCGATGACGAATCAGCTGTGAATGATGAAGCAAGCGTGAATGTTGAAGCAGCCGAGAGTGATGACGACTTTCAGACTCCGAAAGGATCAAAAAACGTTGGTTCTAGATCAAAGAGGGGTAAAAAGAGGCTTCCCGATCGTGGTATGGAGAAGAGAAAGCATAAGGTTCTCGCAAGTGGCGCAAAGCAAGCTCCTTTTAATGAAGACATGAAGGCTTTTATGACACAGTTGTTTGAGCACAACTTCTCTGGAATGGAACAAAGGATACAGAAACAGATGGCCGAGACATTTGAGCAGATGCGGACAGAGCTTAAACAATCACGTAAGGAAGCCAGCGTTGAAGTTGAGCTTGGAGAGCCTTCACCGACAAAGCCATCGACGAGCCAGGCACCGTTGAGGAGGTCCACACGCGGGGTAAACAAACACTagtcttcaccatcctcttCAATGTTATTTTGTCTTGTTTAAGTTCGTGGTTTGCGTGTCTGTTTGTTTTATTGGCATCTAAGTTATCGGCCTGAATTTTGTTGTACTTTATAAGGTCTCGGTTTGTATGTGTGCTTGGTGTGTAAGTGTCCTTGGTTTGTAAGTGTCTtgtttgaacttatgtaatggtCTGGaacttttatgtaaaataattatgtaatgataatgtattttggtgtctcaattattgcttatttgtcatgaaTAACAGGATGGTTCCGAGACTACATTCGATGTGAATTATAGTGAAGCAGATGATTTGGGTCGCGGGATAGGTACACAAGGGGTTGAAGGGCTTTCTCAGACGTCGTATGTGCCAGGCTTTGATCCATCTCaggacaaaaaagaagaagactggtGGACTCCAATGACTTCGGTCCGAGGTTCAGTGGATAATCcagtaaagaaagaaaagacaGAGATGAATACAGCTCCACCGCCGTCACAGTGGGAGAAATGGTGCAAAAGAAAAGGTCATGGACTTCAGCTTAGCGATTCACCATTGCCAGAAGATGCTTCTCCGCAGGCGTCACTTTATTATATCTCCGAAGAGTCATGGAAAGGATTCACGGAATGGGCATTAAAGCCTATACCTTTAACAATTGGTCCTACATGCTTTAATTTGTCTGTAGCTACAAGAGTAGTAAGTGCTGGAAAATGGCTTGGAAACGAGGTAATGAATCTTGTACTAACCTTTAGTGAATTTATCTTCCTAACACTTCTTATATGCTATATTACTTAACTTTCATTGTAAATTTTTAGGAGATGGATGCGGTTATGTTTATATGGCGTGTGAACACTACATTGAATCGTTGGGCCCCTCGGCGTGTTGCTTTCATGAGTGCTATGTTTTGCCTCCAAGTAGACGCTGCATACAAGAAGtttttaccaaacaaaaaagCCTATCAGTTGCCTGATTTCCTTCTTGGGTACGGCAGAGGAGAGCTTCCATCTCATGGACGGACTGATCTAGTTTGGGGTGTTGATGTTGATCGACTCTACTTTCCTCTGTTTGTAAATGGTAACCATTCAGTTCTTTTTACATCCTAGTATACATTTCTTCGTTTACAAATTTTTGTGGACTCGAACGCAGGTAATCACTGGGTTGGTGTCTGTGTAAACATCATTGAAAGAAAAGTAGAAGTCTTTGATTGCGGTCGGGGAAAGAACAGACAGTACGTTGAGAAGTTTGCTGCTATCATTCCTAGGATAGTGAAGTCCGTTGCACCACAAGAGAGACAGAAGCAGCTACTGCTCTCATCATATTCTATCGTGGAAGTGCCTATGAAGTTGAGATTGAACAAAAGTTGTTGTGATTGCGGTGCATACACTCTGAAGCACTTGGAATGCTCGCTGCTTGGTCTTGACGTCAGTTTAGTGGATGATGAAATCATTATGGGTTGTAGACAGAAGATTGGAGTGGACTTATGGGAGGCTGCACACGACCCCATCTTTGCTGAGGTTATGACACGTTATATGCGATCACCATGGGAGAGGTCTGAGGTCTTTGACCTGGAGGATGATTGATTAACTGTGATTTTAGTAGTTTGGTTTGTTAGAATTAGAAAACAACTTTGGCTTTGGTATTTGATTTGGCTTTGGTATTTGATTTGAATTAAGAAACAACTCTAGCTTTGATTTTgtataaattatgaaacaaccctataaagaacaaaatcataaaaactgaggacccaaaccctaaacaaacCCTTAACTAAAACCATAACCATAGACATACCCTAACCAAACCCTTAACTAAAACCATAACCATAGACATACCCTaaccaaaccctaaaacctgTAATTCATAGTCAAACCCTTaaccctaaacaaactctaaaaCCATAACCGTAGACATACTCTAACCAAACTCTTAACTAAAACCAAATACGAATTAATCCAACGCCTCAAACACACACCtatttattgattatttttgtACATTGGTCACTATCTAAGTACGTCCGTCCACTATGTTTGATAGATGTTTAAACACTAATTTAGAGGGTTCAAAGACAAAGTTCTTGTGGTgttatcaataaatttagtgatttttttcTGCTCTGCCTTAGCTAGAATACGCGTTCTGGGAGTATGAAACGACGtagttttggttatttttttgacCTAATCTCTTTTCTTCCTCATTCTTCCTTGACAGAGAGATTGCAGCGGCGAAAATTTGGAGATCGACTCCCTCATGTCTTCAGTAAATTCTTCATCCACTACAAGAGATCGCCTCGCGAAACAACGGGGAATTCCCACAAGATGCAATTGCGGTGAGGCAGTGAATCGTTTCACttcaaaaacaattcaaaatccGGGAAGATTATTTCATTGTTGTCCTTTGGGATCTCAAAAGGTTAGTCATGTTATCATATAACTGTCTCGTTGTTGTCCGATGAGAGTAGAATTAGTCAATCTAATTGTGTATTGGATGTTACTGATGAAGGACAAAACCCACTTGTTCAAATGGACTGACAAGTCAGTTGTTGAGGAGATTGAAGACTTCCAAGACCTGTTTGACGTGTTACTCGTTGACAATTCCGAGTTTCAGAAATCAGTGAGAGCTGGTGAGGCCATGATGACACGCCATGAGAGTAGAATTCAAGAGATGGAAGATGCAATGTGCCATTGCGAAGAGAAGACCTCGGAATGCATTAGGGAACTTAGGGGCATAAAAgctttgtttgtgtgttgtttggtgatgGTCTTCTTGTACCATATCTATGCATGATGTTCAACAAAGGCATCGACTTCGCGCACAACTACTTTTATGTGCTTCCTCAacttgttgtttctttttttcaaagaaGTTAAGACCATGTTTCTTGTTATTTCGAGGTGATCATCATCTAATGAAACGAATTATTTTGCAATTACTTTGGTTGTTACTAGAATAAATCGATTTGTCTCTATAGTTTAGCAAATACCAAATTGTCAAATAGGTTCTTAAACAGAAGATCAAATTGTTTCAAaagcaataaagaaaaaaacagagacagATGCAGACACATAACAAACTAGATGGGTAAATCGCATGTTCCTCTCTTGTGTCCTTCAGTTCCACAACGGCTACACTTAtgctttttattcttctttgaTCCTTGAGAAGATGCGAtcttgtcttctactgattcataCCTTCTCTTTACTGGTCGACCAGCACTCTTTCTTGTCTTTGGTGGTAAAACCTTTGCAAGTTTAACCTCAGCAGGGACATTCCATTCTGACTCTACAACTGCTATTGGATTAATG is a genomic window of Brassica napus cultivar Da-Ae chromosome A2, Da-Ae, whole genome shotgun sequence containing:
- the LOC106349596 gene encoding uncharacterized protein LOC106349596, giving the protein MVRSSVLRRCFISPWSLLSSPSPSFSISLKTQRLRIVLPLRRVKSIFEVFFHQFRLSISQFFTEAMSEELPKRLFKEGEEPRVTQINNNCRIDYIIRKFQAWLPKELDVVKKDPVFHQIFKLHENGLGYSARVIHSFLCRELVTFLQHELWFVFARRPLRFSLQEFHAVTGFECDTHISLEEFEEWKYDGGFWSKVLRRKDGTITLFNLWTKDKEAVKKWRNADRIRLIYLAIILCVVLARDEKANIPLKYIAVVMDLDRVRRYPWGVAAYDLLCKSIAKNRSQLKEKTTSYVLDGFSYALQIWAMEAVPKIGKLCGKKLDKGFKDGPRCINWMGAAKVSYEEIIRLEEIITPKDDIYPYISWTGNYDVVKAQAFRRDDDVEDDRIKVLMEMIKKGHDFSEHVWETEENEVISLSLDDESAVNDEASVNVEAAESDDDFQTPKGSKNVGSRSKRGKKRLPDRGMEKRKHKVLASGAKQAPFNEDMKAFMTQLFEHNFSGMEQRIQKQMAETFEQMRTELKQSRKEASVEVELGEPSPTKPSTSQAPLRRSTRGDGSETTFDVNYSEADDLGRGIGTQGVEGLSQTSYVPGFDPSQDKKEEDWWTPMTSVRGSVDNPVKKEKTEMNTAPPPSQWEKWCKRKGHGLQLSDSPLPEDASPQASLYYISEESWKGFTEWALKPIPLTIGPTCFNLSVATRVVSAGKWLGNEVMNLVLTFSEFIFLTLLICYIT